The following are encoded together in the Bubalus bubalis isolate 160015118507 breed Murrah chromosome 14, NDDB_SH_1, whole genome shotgun sequence genome:
- the SS18L1 gene encoding calcium-responsive transactivator isoform X1 has product MSVAFASARPRGKGEVTQQTIQKMLDENHHLIQCILDYQSKGKTAECTQYQQILHRNLVYLATIADSNQNMQSLLPAPPTQSMTLGPGGLSQSGSAQGLHSQGSLSDAIGAGLPPSSLMQAQIGNGPNHVSLQQTAQSTLPTTSMSMSGSGHGSGPGYSHSGPASQSVPLQSQGAISNYVSRANINMQSNPVSMMHQQAASSHYSAAQGGSQHYQGQSMAMMGQSGQGGGVMGQRPMAPYRPSQQGSSQQYLGQEEYYGGEQYGHGQAASEPMSQQYYPDGHSDYAYQPASYTDQSYDRSFEDSTQHYYEGGNSQYSQQQTGYQQGTAQQQTYSQQQYPNQQSYPGQQQGYGPAQGAPSQYSSYQQGQGQQYGSYRASQTGPSAQQQRPYGYEQGQYGNYQQ; this is encoded by the exons ATGTCGGTGGCTTTCGCGTCCGCCCGGCCGAGAGGCAAAGGCGAGGTCACGCAGCAAACCATCCAGAAG ATGCTGGACGAGAACCACCACCTAATCCAGTGCATCCTGGACTATCAGAGCAAGGGCAAGACAGCTGAGTGCACCCA GTACCAGCAGATCCTACACCGGAACCTGGTCTACCTGGCCACGATCGCAGACTCCAACCAGAACATGCAGTCTTTGCTGCCCGCC CCGCCAACGCAGAGCATGACGCTGGGCCCGGGAGGGCTGTCCCAGAGTGGCTCGGCCCAGGGCCTGCACTCTCAGGGTagcctcagtgatgccatcggGGCCGGCCTGCCACCCTCCTCCCTCATGCAGGCCCAGATCGGCAACG GTCCGAACCACGTGTCCCTGCAGCAGACGGCGCAGAGCACGCTGCCCACCACCTCCATGAGTATGTCGGGCAGTGGCCACGGCTCGGGGCCCGGCTACAGCCACTCAGGCCCTGCCTCGCAGAGTGTACCCCTGCAGAGCCAGGGCGCCATCAGCAACTACGTGTCCCGGGCCAACATCAACATGCAGTCCAACCCAG TGTCCATGATGCACCAGCAGGCAGCCTCGTCTCACTACAGCGCAGCGCAGGGCGGAAGCCAGCACTACCAGGGCCAGTCCATGGCCATGATGGGCCAGAGCGGGCAGGGGGGCGGCGTGATGGGGCAGCGGCCCATGGCGCCCTACCGGCCCTCCCAGCAAG GCTCGTCCCAGCAGTACTTGGGCCAGGAGGAGTACTACGGCGGTGAGCAGTACGGCCACGGCCAGGCCGCTTCAGAGCCCATGAGCCAGCAGTACTACCCCGATG GACACAGCGACTATGCCTACCAACCGGCGTCCTACACAGACCAGAGCTACGACCGGTCGTTTGAGGACTCCACGCAGCACTACTACGAGGGCG GAAACTCACAGTACAGCCAGCAGCAGACAGGGTACCAGCAGGGCACGGCACAGCAGCAGACGTACTCCCAACAGCAGTACCCCAACCAGCAGAGCTATCCTGGACAACAGCAAGGCTATG GACCTGCCCAGGGTGCCCCCTCACAGTACTCCAGCTACCAGCAGGGACAAGGCCAGCAGTACGGAAGCTACCGAGCATCTCAGACGGGCCCGTCCGCCCAGCAGCAGCGGCCTTATGGCTACGAGCAG GGCCAGTACGGAAATTACCAGCAGTAA
- the SS18L1 gene encoding calcium-responsive transactivator isoform X2 translates to MSVAFASARPRGKGEVTQQTIQKMLDENHHLIQCILDYQSKGKTAECTQYQQILHRNLVYLATIADSNQNMQSLLPAPPTQSMTLGPGGLSQSGSAQGLHSQGSLSDAIGAGLPPSSLMQAQIGNGPNHVSLQQTAQSTLPTTSMSMSGSGHGSGPGYSHSGPASQSVPLQSQGAISNYVSRANINMQSNPVSMMHQQAASSHYSAAQGGSQHYQGQSMAMMGQSGQGGGVMGQRPMAPYRPSQQGSSQQYLGQEEYYGGEQYGHGQAASEPMSQQYYPDGHSDYAYQPASYTDQSYDRSFEDSTQHYYEGDCCNSLMHFSGDTRTVNPHLHQLLTPPWPLAVSLAIIAGTGHGCEEGAEVKMFP, encoded by the exons ATGTCGGTGGCTTTCGCGTCCGCCCGGCCGAGAGGCAAAGGCGAGGTCACGCAGCAAACCATCCAGAAG ATGCTGGACGAGAACCACCACCTAATCCAGTGCATCCTGGACTATCAGAGCAAGGGCAAGACAGCTGAGTGCACCCA GTACCAGCAGATCCTACACCGGAACCTGGTCTACCTGGCCACGATCGCAGACTCCAACCAGAACATGCAGTCTTTGCTGCCCGCC CCGCCAACGCAGAGCATGACGCTGGGCCCGGGAGGGCTGTCCCAGAGTGGCTCGGCCCAGGGCCTGCACTCTCAGGGTagcctcagtgatgccatcggGGCCGGCCTGCCACCCTCCTCCCTCATGCAGGCCCAGATCGGCAACG GTCCGAACCACGTGTCCCTGCAGCAGACGGCGCAGAGCACGCTGCCCACCACCTCCATGAGTATGTCGGGCAGTGGCCACGGCTCGGGGCCCGGCTACAGCCACTCAGGCCCTGCCTCGCAGAGTGTACCCCTGCAGAGCCAGGGCGCCATCAGCAACTACGTGTCCCGGGCCAACATCAACATGCAGTCCAACCCAG TGTCCATGATGCACCAGCAGGCAGCCTCGTCTCACTACAGCGCAGCGCAGGGCGGAAGCCAGCACTACCAGGGCCAGTCCATGGCCATGATGGGCCAGAGCGGGCAGGGGGGCGGCGTGATGGGGCAGCGGCCCATGGCGCCCTACCGGCCCTCCCAGCAAG GCTCGTCCCAGCAGTACTTGGGCCAGGAGGAGTACTACGGCGGTGAGCAGTACGGCCACGGCCAGGCCGCTTCAGAGCCCATGAGCCAGCAGTACTACCCCGATG GACACAGCGACTATGCCTACCAACCGGCGTCCTACACAGACCAGAGCTACGACCGGTCGTTTGAGGACTCCACGCAGCACTACTACGAGGGCG ACTGTTGCAATTCTCTGATGCACTTCTCAGGAGACACAAGGAcagtgaacccacatctccaccaGTTGCTGACACCTCCTTGGCCATTGGCTGTCTCATTGGCCATTATTGCTGGGACTGGCCATGGTTGTGAGGAGGGAGCAGAGGTCAAGATGTTTCCTTAG